In bacterium, the following are encoded in one genomic region:
- a CDS encoding DUF1565 domain-containing protein, producing MWSLIIISIIIKVILDQVMLKREKPGVGVYLHNSSTNTVSNNTISDNIGGKGGHYAAGWWYVAPGRGGIGCGIYLCNNSINNNIFGNTILNSQGGEGDPGGWLVPPAAPW from the coding sequence TTGTGGTCACTCATAATTATATCCATAATAATAAAGGTGATATTGGACCAGGTGATGCTCAAACGGGAAAAACCAGGAGTTGGGGTTTATCTTCACAATTCAAGCACAAATACTGTATCAAATAATACTATTTCAGATAATATAGGTGGAAAAGGTGGACATTATGCTGCGGGCTGGTGGTATGTCGCACCTGGTCGTGGAGGTATAGGCTGTGGAATATATCTTTGCAATAATTCAATAAATAATAATATATTTGGAAATACTATATTAAACAGTCAAGGTGGTGAAGGAGATCCGGGAGGTTGGCTTGTTCCACCTGCTGCCCCCTGGTAA